The bacterium genomic sequence ACCTTCCGGCGCGTGACCGTGCCGCTGAGCCTGCCCGGCGTGATCGCCGGCATCCAGATCGTCTTCAGCCTGTGCATCAGCGCCTACGTCTCCCCGGCCCTCCTGGGCGGCGGCCACGTGCTCGTGCTCGCGCCGGCCATCTATCAGGCGACGATCGACATCGACTGGCCGCTCGCCGGCGTGATGACGCTCGTGCTGCTGGTGCTGTCGCTCGTGGTCCTGCTCGCCGTCAACGTCCTCAGCCGCCGCATCTTCGCCCACGAGCAGACCGGCCGCGCCGGCACGGCGCCGGCCTCGTCGCGCCACCCCGCGATGTACGCGTGGCTCGCGCTCGTGGCCGCGTTCATGGTCCTGCCGATTGCCATCGTGATCGTCGACTCGTTCAACTCCGTCGCCTACAGCGTCTTTCCGCCGCCGGGCTTCTCGCTGCGCTGGTACGAGCATCTGTTCAGCGCGCTCGATTGGCGGCCGGCGCTGCGGAATTCGCTGATCATCGCGTGCTCCGCGAGCACGATCGCGGTCGCCGCCGGCACGCTCGCGGCGTACGCGATGGCCCGCTACGTGGCCTCGGGCCGGGAGTTCGTGCGGGCGATCTTCTTCGGGCCGTTCCTGATGCCGCGGATCGGCATCGGGCTGGCCTTCTTCATCCTGATGCTGCGGCTCCATCTCTACGGCAGCCTCGCGAGCCTCATCGTCGCGCACGCGGTGATCACGCTCCCGTTCGCCGCCGCGATCATGTCGGCCGCGTTCGTGGCGGTGCCGCGCGTCTTCGAAGAGTCGGCGATGGATCTCGGCGCCGGGCCCGTCCGAACGTTCCTGTCGGTCGTCGTCCCGCAGGTGGCCCCGGCGGTGCTCGTCAGCCTGGTGTTTGCGTTCGTCACGTCGTTGGACGAATTGGAGACGTCGCTGTTTCTCGTCCGCCCCGGCAATCAGACGATCCCCATCGCCATGCTGACCTACATGTTCCAGTATCAGGATCCGACGATCGCGGCGCTGGCGTCGCTGCTGGTCGGGATCTCGGTCCTCGCGGTCGCGGCCGTTGTGGTTTTGATCCGGCGGGGCCGTTTCGCGAATACGCTCGCGGCATCGGTGACGGGGACGTGAACGACGTCCTGGGACGCGCGATGCGCGAAGAGCGGTGGGACGCCGTGCTGTTGTCGTCGCCCGAGAACGTGCTCTACGCGTCGGGCGCGCACGTGCACACGCAGAGCCTGATCCGGCGCCGGCAGGCCATGGTCGTCCTGGGCGCCGCGGGCGACGGCGCCCTCATCGTCGCGGAAGTCGAGCGCGGCCTCGCGGCGAGGCACAACCGCCTGTCCCAGCTGCTCGCCTACCGGGAGTTCGAGCAGACGGCGATCGATCTCGCGCTGCCGCTGCTCGCGCCGCTGCTGAAAGCGGGCGGCACCCTCGGCCTGGAAATGGAGCACCTGCCGGCGGGCGACTACGATCGGCTGCGCGCGGCGCTCGGTTCCGTGCGGGTCGCCGCGGTGGACGAGCGCCTGCGCACGCTGCGGTCGGTCAAGTCCGCCGCGGAGCTGGAACTGTACGCTCGAGGGGCGCGCGCTTTGGACCAGGCGATCTGCAACGCGGTCGCGGGCTGCGCCCCCGGCACCCCCGAGGCGCAGCTCGCCGCCTCCATCGTCTCGAACCTCTACGAGATCGCGGGGGCGGACGTGAGGACGGCGGTCGGCCTCGTCGCGAGCGGCCGGAATCTATTGACGACACACCACGTGGCCGACGGCACGCCGATCGAAGGCGGCGCCGTCGCCCGCGTCGGCTGCCGCGCCATGCTCGGCGCCCATCACGCGCTGGTGGCACGCACGGCGCTCGCGGCGCCGCCGCGACCGGGGCTGCCCGATCTTTACGCACGGTTGGTGTCGGCCCGCGAGGACCTGGTCGCGTCGCTGCGGCCGGGCGTCACGGGCGACGAAGTGTACACGCGGGCCGCGCGCTTCCGGACGTCGGTGGGGCTGGAGCTTCGAACCGCCCACGTCGGCCACGGCATCGGCCTCGAATACCAGGAGCCGCCGCGGCTCCGGCCGGGCTCCATGGACGAGGTGGCCGCCGGCATGGTCTTGATCCTGGTGACGGTCGCGCCGGTCCCGAATGTCGGCAATCTCTACTTGGAGGACATCGCCGCGGTCGGGACGTCCGGCGCGACGCTGCTCAGCAACCATGCGCCCGACGCACCGCTGATCATAGCGTAGCGTCCACGACTGCCGGCCCGCTGCGGCGTCGAGCGCGTCCCCCGCACCCACGGTTCAAGGGCCGGCACGTGATGACCGTGCCATACTCCGAAGTCCGCGCCGAAGCCCATGTGATCGATCCCGGCAACGGAGGCGAGGTGGTCTACGTGGTCGAGCAGACTACCTGATTGCCGGCTACCCCTCGTCAAGCAACGCGCACGCGGCGACCGGGGAGCCGTCGCCGCCGACGATGCGCAGCGGCAGCACGGCGAGCGTCAGCCGCCGTCCCAGCACTTCCTTGAGGCCCGGACCGAGGTTTTCCACGATCAGCACGTCGTGCCCGAGCAGGCGCCGGTGGATCGGATGGTCGAACCCCGGCGGCCGGGTGACGACCGGCAGATCGGGCGTGATCGTGTCCGTGCCCACGATGCTCACGCCGCGCTCGATGAGAAACTCGGCCGCGTCGACCGACAGATACGGGTGCGTGCGGTAGTCGTCCCGCCCGAAGCGCTCCGCGTACCCGAAATAGACGAACACGATGTCGCCCCGCCGGATCTCCGGGCGCATCTCGCGCAGCTCCGGCGCGGTCAGCGGCACGGGCCCCTCGCGCGTCGCGTCGAGGACCACCCCCGGCCCCACGAAGCGCCCGGTCGGATAGGCGTCGATCGCCGGCCCGTCGGGGAAGAAGTGGCGCGCCGCGTCGATGTGCGTGCCGACGTGCGCCGCGGTCCGGATCTCCGTGATCGACACGTGAGCGGATCCGCCGGGAAATGTGATCGTGTGCGGCTTCGGCTCGAACACGGGCACATCGTGGTGTTTGCCGTGCGGCATCCCGGAGTACCAGGGCTGAGCGAGGTTCACGCAGCGCGTCGCCATCCGCTCAGCTCTGCCGCTCGCCCGAGGCCGCCGGCGCCACCGCGGCGAGCAGCCGCCGGTACACGTGAACGAAGTCGGCGTCGAGGCCCAGCGCCACGCTGTGGATGCCGCGCGCGACCCAGTCGCGCACCGGCTCGACCTGGGCGGGATCGCGCACCGGAAGATACGTCACGGAGATGATCTTGCCGGCCTGCCGGGCGCGCTCCATCAGCCGTGCCTCGGCCTCCAGCACCTTCGGGTGGTCGCGCTGTCCGGGTACGCCGAGATGGGAGGCCAGCGTGCCGCGGCCGCCCAGCACCATGTCGAGCCCCGGCATCGCGAGAATCGCGTCCATGTCCCGAAGGGCGCCGGGAGTTTCCATCTGGACTCCGAGCAGCACGTGCTCGGACGCCCACGCCGCGTATTCGTCCGGTGCGACGCGTCCATGTCCGTCGAGGCCGGTGAGCCCGACCCGCCGCGCGCCGTGCGGCGGCAGCTTGGCCGCGCGCACCGCGGCTGCGACGTCGGCGGCGCTCTCCACTTCGGGCACGATCACGCCCGAGGCGCCGAGATCCAGCACCATCCGGATCGCCTGCGGGTCCACCGCCGGCACGCGGACAAACGGGGTGATGCCCTCGGCGTGGGCGGTCTGAATCATGGCACGGAGCATCTCCGGACCGATGTGGTTTTCCAGGAGATCGATCCGAACGAAGTCGAGCCCCGCGTGCGCCAGCAGCTCGATCGTGGCCGTCGACGGGATGCGCGCGTAGACGCCGAACGACGGCCGTCCTTCCCGGAACGCGGCGCGAACGCGGTTCGGCTTCAGCATGCCTCCGCCTCCACCAGCACTCCTCGCCCGCCGTCGCGCCGGAGCCGCGCGCCGAGCGGCGCGCTCTGCTCGTCGAGGAAATTGAGGACGGCCTCTGCGCGATCGCCGCGGACCACTTCCGGCTCCCCCAACGCGTTCAGCACGACCGGCACGACCTCGACCCGCGCGATGCCCGCGGCGCCGGCAAGCAGCCGGACGGCGCACGTGAGCTTCGTCACCGGGGCGTGGAGCGGCGCGGTGTTGTACGGCGGAAACGTCCGGCGAAGGACGATCGTGCGGCCCTCGGCGTGCGTGTGGAACACGAAGTCGCCGATCGAGTACAGGATCGGACGGCCGCGGTAGAGCTCCATGCCGTGCAGCATGTGGGCGTTGTGACCGACGATCGCGTCGGCGCCCGCATCGATGAGCGCGCGGCCGAGCGGGCGCTGGTAGGCCGCCAGCGGGCCTTGGTGGGCGGCGATCCAGCCGTTCGGGATTCCCCAGTGCATCGCCACGACGACGAGATCGGCGTCTTCGCGCGCCGACCGGATGGCCCCGCAGGCGCGCTCGACGTCGTCGGGATTGGCTTCCGTCTGCACGTACGGCGACATCCCCGGCACCTCGTCCAGCGTCTCGCTGTCGTACAGGTAGCTCGTCCTGATCCTGATCGGCGCGATCCCGGGGGCGCCGGGACGGGCCGCGAATCCGTGCGGCAGCGTCGTAGCGAAGGACAGGACCGCCACGCGCCTGCCGCCCGCGCGCGCCATCGCCGGAGCCATCGCCGCGTCGAGGTCCCGGCCGCCGCCCGCCGCGGCGATCCCCGCCTCCGCCAGGACGTCGAGCGTCCGCAACAGACCGTCCGCGCCGTAGTCGAGCGCGTGGTTGTTGGCCACGGTGGCGACGCGGCAGCCGATTCGCGACAGCTCGCTCGCGAGATTCGGATCGGCGCGCATCGTAACCAGCTTGCTGGCCGGGGTGCCGCGATCGGTCAGCGCGACCTCGAGATTGATCACGCCGAGATCCGCCTGCTGGAGCAGCGCGTAGGCTTCGAGGGTCGCGGGCCCCGTCGCATCGGCGCCGCTGCGCAGCAGCGGGTGCTCCAACATCAGGTCGCCGGTGAAGCAGAGCGAAACGTGGTCGCCGTCCGGCACGCGGTGTGTCACTCCTCGCGCGGCCACCGGCCGATGCCGGCGCCGCCGCGCGGATCCGACGCGGCGGCCGGACCGTTCGGCGTGAACTCGACCGCCTGATTGCAGCCCATATAGATCGTCGCTTCGATCTCGTATCCCCGGCGGCGAAGCGGCTCGGCGACCGTTTCCGCAAGGGCCGGCTCCACGTAGATCTTCCGTCCGGCTTCGCTGTGGATCCGCGGCGCCGCGAGGGCCGCGGCGAGCGGCATCCGGAAGAGCACCATGTTGAGCAGCGTCTGAAACACCGCGCTGATCAGCCGGCTTCCGCCGGAGGACCCGATCGCGATCCACGGCGCGCCGTCCCGGTAGACGATGGTCGGACAGCCGCCGCCCATGCGCTTCCGGGGCGCGATCGAATTATGATAGCCGCGCAGCGGATTGAAGTGCCCCAGGAAATTGTTGTGGAGGAACCCGAGTCCCGGCGTCGCAACACCGGCGCCCGCGATCGAGCCGATCGAATGCGTGATGCTGACCACGTCGCCGTCGGTGTCGAGCGCCGACACGTGCGTCGTATGGCCGTCGGCCGGGATCCCGCCGGCGTGCCCCGTCTCCAGCGCGAAGTCGCGCCGGATGCCGCGAAGGCGCTCCTTCGACACGAGCCACCCCACCGGGACGCTGACGAAGGCTGGGTCCGACAGGTACGGCATGCAGTCGGCGAAGGCCGCGCGGGTCGCCCAAGCCACCGCCTCCACGTAGTCGGGGCTGTTCCACTCGAGCCGGCCGAGATCCATCTCCTCCGCCAGGTTCAGCATCGTCACCAGCACCGCCCCGTGGGCGGGCGGCGGAGCGGAGTACAGGGTGAGACCACGGAAGGTGCCCTGCACCGGCTCGACAACCTGCACCTGGTACGTCTCGAGATCGTCGGCCGTCACGAATCCGCCCCGCGCGGCGAAATCGGCGGCCATCTCGCGGCCGACGGCGCCGCGATAGAATTCGTCCGGTCCGCCGCCGGCGACGCGCGCGAGCGTCCGGCCGTACTCCGGCTGCCGCATCGTCTCACCGGTACGCATCGGGCGTCCGCCTGGCAGATACCGGTCCCGGGCCGCGGCGTCCGGGCCGAGCTTCCTGAAGACGTCCGGGTAGCCGGGCCGGTCGCCGCCCTCGAACGTGTAATAGGTCTCGAGATACGGATAGACCGGAAATCCGTCCGCGGCGATGCCGGCGGCCGGCTCGAGCAGCGCCGGCCACCGCAGGCGGCCGTCCCCCAGGCCCAGCAGCGCGTCCATCCCGCGCACGAACCCGGGCGTCATGATCGACTCGTAGCCCAGCTGGTTGCGGTCGTCCGCGATCAGATAGCGGCCCGCGCGCTCGCTGCGCCCCATGAACGCCTCTTCAAAGACGCCCGGCTCAGCCCGCGAGCCCACCGCGACGGAGGCGTTGAGAAATCGCGGCGCGGGCCAGCCACGACGCGCGACCATGATGTGCGCCATGCCGCCGAGGCCGCAGCCAAGCGGATTGGTCACGCCCTGCACCGCGGCTGCGGCGACGGCCGCCTCGAGGGCGGTTCCGCCCTGAGCGAAGATCCCCTCACCGGTCTCCGCGGCCGGCGGTTCCGGACAGGCGATCGCTCCTGCTCGCATCGGGTCCGCTCCTAGTCGAGCCTGAGGCTCGGATCGAGTATGTCCCGCAGTTGATCGCCGACGACGTTCACGCTCAGCAGCGTCGCGCCGAGGACGATGCCCGGCAGCACGCCGACCCACCAGTCGCTCTGCAGGTATCCCCGGGCGGTCTCGAGCATGCTGCCCCATTCGGGCGTCGGCGGCTGCGCGCCCAGCCCGAGAAAGCTCAACGACGCGCCCACCAGGATCGCGGCGCCGTATCCCAGCGTCGCCAGCACGAGCACGACGTGCCGGATATTGGGGAGCAGGTGCCGCCACATGATCCAGGCGCCGGATCCGCCCACGGCCCGCGACGCTTCGATATACAGGTTGCTCTTCGCGCCGAGCGTGGCGCTCCGGACGACGCGCCCGACCCCGGGGGTCTGGCCGATGCCGACCGCCACCATCGCGTGGGTCAATCCGGGGCCGAGCAGCGTCACCACGATCAGCGCGAGCAGAATGCCCGGGAACGCCATCAACACATCGACGGCGCGCATGACGACGTTGTCGTACGCGCCCGCATAGTAGGCCGCCGTCACGCCGATCAGCGTTCCGGCCGCGGTGCTGATCACCGTCGCGAGGACCGCGTAGCCGAGCGACGTGCGGGCGCCGTACACGACGCGGCTCGCGATGTCGCGCCCGAACTCGTCGGTCCCGAGCGGATGCACCGGCGAGGGAGGCGCGAGCACCGCCTCGGGACCCATCTGGACGGGGTCATATCGAGCCACGAGTTCGGGGGCGATCGCCACCGCCGCGATCAAGCCGAGGAACAGAAACGCCGCGCGGCTCGCGCCGTTGGAACGCCGCACAAACTGGCCCCACCGCAGGGCGCCGCGGGAGCGCGGCCGCCGCGCGGCCGGGGCGGCTACGGCCATGTCGGGAACCACCCGCGCGGCGTCGCCCCGGCCGTCACGAATACCGGATGCGCGGATCGAGCCACGCGTACATGATGTCTGTGACGAGATTCACGAGCGTGTAGATCACCGCGATCAGCAGCACCACCCCCTGCACGACCGGAAAATCCCGCTGCAGAATCCCGTCGACCACGAGGCGCCCGATGCCGTCGCGCGCGAACACGGTCTCGGTGACGATCGCGCCGCTGAGGAGCGTCCCGAACTGCACCGATCCCAGCGTGACGGTCGGCAGCAGCGCGTTGCGGAGGGCGTGGCGGACGACGACGACCCGCTCCCTCAGGCCCTTCGCACGCGCCACGCCGACGTAATCCTTCCGCAGCACTTCGAGCATCGAGCTGCGGAGCAGCCGCGCGAGCGCCCCCGCCGGATACCATCCGAGCGTCAGCGCGGGAAGGACCAGCGCCCGCCACCCGGCCTGCCCGCTCGTCGGGAACCAGCCGAGCTGGACCGCGAACACCACGATCAACAGGATGCCCGTCCAGAACGACGGCAGCGAGATGCCGACGACGGCGAACGCGGTGACGGCCGTGTCGATCCACCCGCCCCGGCGGACGGAGGCCAGCACGCCTGCGGGCACGCCGACGAGCAAGCCAAAGGCCATGGCCGCGAGCGCGAGCGACAGGGTCGACGGAAGCGCGGCGCGGAGGTCATCCAGAATCGGCCGGCCCGAGCGCAGGGAGCGGCCCAGGTTGCCCACGGCGAACCGCCGCGCGTCGTCCGCGAGCTGCCGGTAGAGCGGCCGGTCGAGACCGAGACTGTGCCGGATCATCTGCAGCTGGGCCGCCGACACCGGCGCGTCCCCCACCATGAGCTGCGCCGGGTCGCCGGGCACGAGATGGATCATCAGCGACACCAGCACGAGCACGCCGGCGACGACGATCGCGCTGTGCAGCAGGCGGTAGCCGATGAACGACCCCATGCGGGCCGGCTAGGCGGGCCGCGCGCGGGCCGCGGGCGCCGGGCTCACGGCGCGAGCGACGTGTCGTAGAGAAACGGGAAGAACCCGGTCGCGTCGAAGCGCAGGCCCTGGACCTTGGCGGATTCGAGCGACACGTTGTCCCGCGTGGTGATGGGCAGCATATAGGCCTTGTCCATCGCGTAGCGCGCGGCTTCCGCGTAGATCAGCTTGCGCTTCGCGATGTTGACCTCGGTCGCGCCCTCGTCGAACAGCCGGTCCAGCGCCGGGTCCTTGGTGAACGAGAAGTTGAAGCCGCCGCCCCCGACGTTGCGCGAGTGCAGGAACGCGGACAGCACGTCGGGATCCGTGCGCGCGCCCGGCAGCGGCGAGAGATTGGACTGGCCCTTGCGCTGATTCTCGTTCACCGTCAGCGCGTCGTAGATGCCGATCTTGACGTCCATCCCGATGCTCCGGAGCTCGGACTGCACGAGCTCCGGGATGCCGTGTTCCCAGGCGTTGAACACGATCACGAGCCGCTGGCCGGCCTTGGTCCGGACACCGTCCGGACCGGCCTTCCAGCCCGCCGCGTCGAGCAGCTCTTTGGCCTTCGCGGGATCGTAATGATAGATCTCGGAGCCCTTGTCGTACCCCCATGTCACCGGGCTCAGCAGCGTGTAGGCGGGGCGGTACGCGCCGTACGACTGGAACGACCCGTAGACTACCCGCGCGATGAGGTCGCGGTTGATGCCCCACTCCATCGCCTGCCGGACCGCGAGGTCGTCCGTCGGCGCCTTTGTCACGTTGATCGCCCAATTGTACGGCGATCCGGGCGCGAGGCCGACGATCGGGCGGAACCGCGAATCGTGCGCCAGCCGCTGGAAGTCCTGCGGCGACACCGCGGTGGTCACCTGCAGCTCGCCGCTCTGCAGCGCGCCCACGCGGGTCGAGGGCTCCGGGATGATGCGGAAGGTCACGCGGTCGAGGTAGGCGGGCCCTTGATGCGTGAACAACGACGGCGCCCAATTGTAGCCGGGGTTGCGCTCCAGCGTCACGTGATCGTTGGGCGCCCACTCGACGAACCGGAACGGTCCGGTCCCGACCGGATTGCGGCCGAAGTCCTGATCGCCGACCTTGCGGACCCCGGCCGGCGAGACCATCCGGTAGAAGAGGCTCGCCGCGTCGAGAAACGGCGCCCACGGCGACTTCAGGTGGATCCG encodes the following:
- a CDS encoding ABC transporter permease subunit — protein: MSAAPPAHDGPASVWRDLGRRLPAAALLLPSTVLMLVFLTALGILLSYTVRPSVTVAHPLTLSAYARFFTDPYARLLTRNTLVLGAVVTLGTLIVGYPTAYALARLRNPLLVLAVSLALFAPLLVSVVIRAYGWLVLFSSKGLINFALERAGLIREPLRLLYTPWSVEVSLIHILMPFMVFPLFSVLRQIDVSLEEAAHDLGSGPWQTFRRVTVPLSLPGVIAGIQIVFSLCISAYVSPALLGGGHVLVLAPAIYQATIDIDWPLAGVMTLVLLVLSLVVLLAVNVLSRRIFAHEQTGRAGTAPASSRHPAMYAWLALVAAFMVLPIAIVIVDSFNSVAYSVFPPPGFSLRWYEHLFSALDWRPALRNSLIIACSASTIAVAAGTLAAYAMARYVASGREFVRAIFFGPFLMPRIGIGLAFFILMLRLHLYGSLASLIVAHAVITLPFAAAIMSAAFVAVPRVFEESAMDLGAGPVRTFLSVVVPQVAPAVLVSLVFAFVTSLDELETSLFLVRPGNQTIPIAMLTYMFQYQDPTIAALASLLVGISVLAVAAVVVLIRRGRFANTLAASVTGT
- a CDS encoding M24 family metallopeptidase — encoded protein: MNDVLGRAMREERWDAVLLSSPENVLYASGAHVHTQSLIRRRQAMVVLGAAGDGALIVAEVERGLAARHNRLSQLLAYREFEQTAIDLALPLLAPLLKAGGTLGLEMEHLPAGDYDRLRAALGSVRVAAVDERLRTLRSVKSAAELELYARGARALDQAICNAVAGCAPGTPEAQLAASIVSNLYEIAGADVRTAVGLVASGRNLLTTHHVADGTPIEGGAVARVGCRAMLGAHHALVARTALAAPPRPGLPDLYARLVSAREDLVASLRPGVTGDEVYTRAARFRTSVGLELRTAHVGHGIGLEYQEPPRLRPGSMDEVAAGMVLILVTVAPVPNVGNLYLEDIAAVGTSGATLLSNHAPDAPLIIA
- a CDS encoding cyclase family protein, with the protein product MATRCVNLAQPWYSGMPHGKHHDVPVFEPKPHTITFPGGSAHVSITEIRTAAHVGTHIDAARHFFPDGPAIDAYPTGRFVGPGVVLDATREGPVPLTAPELREMRPEIRRGDIVFVYFGYAERFGRDDYRTHPYLSVDAAEFLIERGVSIVGTDTITPDLPVVTRPPGFDHPIHRRLLGHDVLIVENLGPGLKEVLGRRLTLAVLPLRIVGGDGSPVAACALLDEG
- a CDS encoding aldolase/citrate lyase family protein gives rise to the protein MLKPNRVRAAFREGRPSFGVYARIPSTATIELLAHAGLDFVRIDLLENHIGPEMLRAMIQTAHAEGITPFVRVPAVDPQAIRMVLDLGASGVIVPEVESAADVAAAVRAAKLPPHGARRVGLTGLDGHGRVAPDEYAAWASEHVLLGVQMETPGALRDMDAILAMPGLDMVLGGRGTLASHLGVPGQRDHPKVLEAEARLMERARQAGKIISVTYLPVRDPAQVEPVRDWVARGIHSVALGLDADFVHVYRRLLAAVAPAASGERQS
- a CDS encoding CapA family protein, translating into MTHRVPDGDHVSLCFTGDLMLEHPLLRSGADATGPATLEAYALLQQADLGVINLEVALTDRGTPASKLVTMRADPNLASELSRIGCRVATVANNHALDYGADGLLRTLDVLAEAGIAAAGGGRDLDAAMAPAMARAGGRRVAVLSFATTLPHGFAARPGAPGIAPIRIRTSYLYDSETLDEVPGMSPYVQTEANPDDVERACGAIRSAREDADLVVVAMHWGIPNGWIAAHQGPLAAYQRPLGRALIDAGADAIVGHNAHMLHGMELYRGRPILYSIGDFVFHTHAEGRTIVLRRTFPPYNTAPLHAPVTKLTCAVRLLAGAAGIARVEVVPVVLNALGEPEVVRGDRAEAVLNFLDEQSAPLGARLRRDGGRGVLVEAEAC
- a CDS encoding gamma-glutamyltransferase; this encodes MRAGAIACPEPPAAETGEGIFAQGGTALEAAVAAAAVQGVTNPLGCGLGGMAHIMVARRGWPAPRFLNASVAVGSRAEPGVFEEAFMGRSERAGRYLIADDRNQLGYESIMTPGFVRGMDALLGLGDGRLRWPALLEPAAGIAADGFPVYPYLETYYTFEGGDRPGYPDVFRKLGPDAAARDRYLPGGRPMRTGETMRQPEYGRTLARVAGGGPDEFYRGAVGREMAADFAARGGFVTADDLETYQVQVVEPVQGTFRGLTLYSAPPPAHGAVLVTMLNLAEEMDLGRLEWNSPDYVEAVAWATRAAFADCMPYLSDPAFVSVPVGWLVSKERLRGIRRDFALETGHAGGIPADGHTTHVSALDTDGDVVSITHSIGSIAGAGVATPGLGFLHNNFLGHFNPLRGYHNSIAPRKRMGGGCPTIVYRDGAPWIAIGSSGGSRLISAVFQTLLNMVLFRMPLAAALAAPRIHSEAGRKIYVEPALAETVAEPLRRRGYEIEATIYMGCNQAVEFTPNGPAAASDPRGGAGIGRWPREE
- a CDS encoding ABC transporter permease encodes the protein MAVAAPAARRPRSRGALRWGQFVRRSNGASRAAFLFLGLIAAVAIAPELVARYDPVQMGPEAVLAPPSPVHPLGTDEFGRDIASRVVYGARTSLGYAVLATVISTAAGTLIGVTAAYYAGAYDNVVMRAVDVLMAFPGILLALIVVTLLGPGLTHAMVAVGIGQTPGVGRVVRSATLGAKSNLYIEASRAVGGSGAWIMWRHLLPNIRHVVLVLATLGYGAAILVGASLSFLGLGAQPPTPEWGSMLETARGYLQSDWWVGVLPGIVLGATLLSVNVVGDQLRDILDPSLRLD
- a CDS encoding ABC transporter permease yields the protein MGSFIGYRLLHSAIVVAGVLVLVSLMIHLVPGDPAQLMVGDAPVSAAQLQMIRHSLGLDRPLYRQLADDARRFAVGNLGRSLRSGRPILDDLRAALPSTLSLALAAMAFGLLVGVPAGVLASVRRGGWIDTAVTAFAVVGISLPSFWTGILLIVVFAVQLGWFPTSGQAGWRALVLPALTLGWYPAGALARLLRSSMLEVLRKDYVGVARAKGLRERVVVVRHALRNALLPTVTLGSVQFGTLLSGAIVTETVFARDGIGRLVVDGILQRDFPVVQGVVLLIAVIYTLVNLVTDIMYAWLDPRIRYS
- a CDS encoding ABC transporter substrate-binding protein yields the protein MMRRLLLLLVLVAVLGLPQLGFTAAAPQRGGSLVYSLDGSPDRLDPNLSGLRPAQIVFFQIFDPLVVRDPKDNTIKPWLAASWTVSPDGKTYTFRLRPGVRFHDGTPFDAAAVKFNFDRTHNPALGARCGGCAVGFYESADVVNPTTVRIHLKSPWAPFLDAASLFYRMVSPAGVRKVGDQDFGRNPVGTGPFRFVEWAPNDHVTLERNPGYNWAPSLFTHQGPAYLDRVTFRIIPEPSTRVGALQSGELQVTTAVSPQDFQRLAHDSRFRPIVGLAPGSPYNWAINVTKAPTDDLAVRQAMEWGINRDLIARVVYGSFQSYGAYRPAYTLLSPVTWGYDKGSEIYHYDPAKAKELLDAAGWKAGPDGVRTKAGQRLVIVFNAWEHGIPELVQSELRSIGMDVKIGIYDALTVNENQRKGQSNLSPLPGARTDPDVLSAFLHSRNVGGGGFNFSFTKDPALDRLFDEGATEVNIAKRKLIYAEAARYAMDKAYMLPITTRDNVSLESAKVQGLRFDATGFFPFLYDTSLAP